DNA sequence from the bacterium genome:
CCGCCGCACTCGGCCAGGACCTGTCCTCCATCCTCAATAAAACTTCGAATCGAGTCGAGCATGCTCAGGTTTTGGGAAAGCTGCAAGCCATACAGCTCAGGGTATCCCCCGCCAAGATAGAGAGCCTCGCAGGAGGCAGGTATCGAGCGGTCCCGCAGGGGGCTGAAAAAGACCAGTTCTGCCCCGGCCTGCCTGAGAAGATCAAAATTATCCTGGTAATAGAAACAAAACGCCTCGTCTTTGGCTATGCCCACGGTTCTGATCTTCCTTTGAGGAGGGGAGAGTGCCGGAATCTGAGATATTTCTCCAGATAGCCCTATATCTTGAGCGCTCCGCGCAATGGCAAGCAGCCGCTCAATATTTACCTGCTCTTCCAGCAGAGAGGAAAGCCTGCTCAGGAAGGGCTGCGGGAGAGGGTCTTCCTCTGCTGTGACCAGCCCAAGATGCCGCTCAGGGATAATCAGCGACTCATCACGGGGGAGGCAGCCCAGTACCTCGGTGTGGCAATAGGTCTCAATAGCCTCTTTCAGGTAGGCAAAATGTCTGGGACTGCCCACCTGGTTAAGGATGACACCAGCCAGAGGAACTTCGGGGTCAAAGCGCTCATACCCTTGAATCAGCGCTGCTGCACTGCGGGCCATACTGCGGCAGTTAACGATCAGGATTACCGGGCAGTTGAGCCACCTGGCTATCTGAGCCGAGCTTCCATCCTCACTCAGGCCGCTGAGCCCGTCAAAAAGGCCCATAACCCCTTCAATGAGGGCCAGGTCCACTCCCTGGGCATGTTGAGCAAAGGTCTTGAGATTATATTCCCTGGAAAGCATCCAGCCATCGAGATTTCGTGAGGCCAGGCCGCTGATGCGGCTGTGATGGCCTGGATCGATAAAATCCGGGCCGACCTTAAACGGCGACACCGTAAGGCCCTGCTCTTTCAAAAGGTGGAGCAGACCAAGAGTCAGGGTGGTCTTGCCCGAACCGCTGTTAGTGCCTGCAATCAGGATGCGGGGGATTTTGGGCGTATTATTCTGAGAGTTTTCCCTGCTCATAGACCCTTTCATATCCCCGGGGAGTGATGATTTTCCCCTTGAGGATATGGGTTTGCGAGTTACCGATGATCACCAGAGAGAGCATGGTGATCTCCTCTCTGGTAAAGTCTTCCAACGTGGTTATGATTTTTTTCTCTTCATCATCCCGCAGAGCATTATGCACTATTCCCACCGGGGTA
Encoded proteins:
- a CDS encoding cobyrinate a,c-diamide synthase, coding for MSRENSQNNTPKIPRILIAGTNSGSGKTTLTLGLLHLLKEQGLTVSPFKVGPDFIDPGHHSRISGLASRNLDGWMLSREYNLKTFAQHAQGVDLALIEGVMGLFDGLSGLSEDGSSAQIARWLNCPVILIVNCRSMARSAAALIQGYERFDPEVPLAGVILNQVGSPRHFAYLKEAIETYCHTEVLGCLPRDESLIIPERHLGLVTAEEDPLPQPFLSRLSSLLEEQVNIERLLAIARSAQDIGLSGEISQIPALSPPQRKIRTVGIAKDEAFCFYYQDNFDLLRQAGAELVFFSPLRDRSIPASCEALYLGGGYPELYGLQLSQNLSMLDSIRSFIEDGGQVLAECGGFVYLSRGIQTFDHQFFPLAGIFPVCPRMGKKVHLGYREIHLAEDCPLGLSGNRLRGHEFHYSTTERMPDTIPRVYYGLDSRGTKEKVEGFRYKNCLAGYPHIHFGSYPESVHYFLQKY